One part of the Mariniflexile litorale genome encodes these proteins:
- a CDS encoding RagB/SusD family nutrient uptake outer membrane protein: MNKYIYKTVLIVVLAIGLWACSDEFLDKQPTDALSSETFWASESDGELALTGVYGRLQERIVAFAVSDRPRNYIAWDAATDDAYQTYDYGWRQIIDGTMTPSTGGTVGLLYGICYNGIATANTFLANADRLSENGVSTDLVNQWKGEVHFIRAFWYYTLAVTYGDVPLRIEPSSVENQDIEKSTQAQIFAQVETDLGIAITNLAERNFDDGHANKAAANALLARALLYQGKYAEAADAAEEAILGGSFSLTDDYSAMFADATQENNNEVMFSIKTNHTTGETHAWGGSLEAMIAGWGAIHPTKDFVDSFEAIDGLPITSSPYYDENNPMENRDPRLSKYVVEGSLNPDFENQPLEGFSWIKWLSPATIVDPKNPPATNGTDAIIIRYADALLMYAEGKIESNNIDASVLDAINQVRARAYGVAVSDVGNYPAITTTNQAELRTIIRNERRHEFGLEGLRYFDLKRWGIAEQVLNGLYDPFMDNERIFLPKHMKLPLPQSAIDKNENLDQNPDYK, translated from the coding sequence ATGAATAAATATATATATAAAACAGTTTTAATAGTTGTATTAGCGATAGGGTTATGGGCTTGTTCTGATGAATTTTTAGACAAGCAACCTACAGATGCGTTATCGTCAGAAACTTTTTGGGCTAGTGAATCTGATGGTGAATTGGCTTTAACAGGAGTCTATGGAAGGCTTCAGGAAAGAATAGTTGCATTTGCAGTATCAGATCGGCCAAGAAATTATATTGCTTGGGATGCAGCAACAGATGATGCATATCAGACATATGATTACGGATGGCGTCAAATTATTGATGGTACTATGACTCCTTCAACAGGTGGTACTGTTGGTTTGTTGTACGGCATATGTTACAATGGTATTGCGACAGCTAATACATTTCTAGCGAATGCGGACAGACTATCAGAAAATGGTGTAAGTACAGATCTAGTAAATCAATGGAAAGGAGAGGTGCATTTTATTAGAGCATTTTGGTACTATACACTAGCTGTTACTTATGGTGATGTGCCTTTACGAATAGAACCGTCTTCTGTCGAGAATCAGGATATAGAAAAATCTACACAGGCACAAATTTTTGCTCAGGTTGAAACAGATTTAGGAATTGCTATTACCAATTTGGCTGAACGAAATTTTGATGATGGTCATGCAAATAAAGCAGCAGCCAATGCCTTATTAGCACGTGCGTTATTATATCAAGGTAAATATGCTGAAGCAGCAGATGCTGCTGAGGAAGCAATTTTAGGAGGATCCTTTAGTCTTACTGATGATTATTCTGCCATGTTCGCTGATGCAACTCAAGAAAATAACAATGAAGTTATGTTTTCTATAAAGACGAACCATACTACTGGTGAAACTCACGCTTGGGGTGGTAGCCTTGAAGCGATGATAGCTGGTTGGGGGGCAATACATCCAACAAAAGATTTTGTAGATTCTTTTGAAGCTATTGATGGTCTGCCAATTACTTCGTCTCCATACTATGATGAAAATAATCCTATGGAAAATAGAGATCCTAGATTGTCTAAATATGTTGTAGAAGGAAGCTTGAACCCTGATTTTGAAAACCAACCTCTAGAAGGATTTTCTTGGATTAAGTGGCTATCACCAGCAACCATAGTTGACCCTAAAAACCCACCTGCTACAAACGGAACAGATGCTATTATTATTAGATATGCCGATGCTTTATTAATGTATGCTGAGGGTAAAATAGAGTCGAATAATATTGACGCTTCTGTTTTAGACGCGATTAATCAGGTAAGAGCGCGAGCATATGGTGTTGCTGTATCTGATGTAGGTAATTATCCAGCGATTACAACAACAAATCAAGCAGAATTAAGAACCATCATCAGAAATGAAAGAAGACATGAGTTTGGTCTTGAGGGACTGCGTTATTTTGATTTAAAACGTTGGGGTATAGCAGAGCAGGTATTAAATGGACTTTACGATCCTTTTATGGATAATGAACGTATTTTTCTACCAAAACATATGAAGTTGCCTTTGCCACAATCGGCAATTGATAAGAACGAGAATCTAGATCAAAATCCAGATTATAAATAA